A DNA window from Sulfitobacter sp. BSw21498 contains the following coding sequences:
- a CDS encoding alpha-D-ribose 1-methylphosphonate 5-triphosphate diphosphatase: MTQETIFANARLILRDRVETGAIRIADGVITDIDTGAAVPKGARDMQGDYIAPGLVELHTDNLERHMSPRPKVDWPHRAAILAHDRELAGTGITTVFDAIRVGSMISAEHQYQKYARGMVDTILAMRDARALRISHHIHLRAEICSETLAEELAEFGPEDRVGIVSMMDHTPGQRQFRDLSKFEGYVRGKHSFDAAAFQRHVAYLYDVQKQYGKAHEAATVAAAARYGAALASHDDTTAEQVDTSHDYGVRLAEFPTTVEAANRCHANGIATIMGAPNVIRGGSHSGNVAALDLAKADRLDILSSDYVPAGLLIAALQLGDLWGDLSRGLSTVTRAPAHRAGLTDRGTLEVGARGDVIRFARLDGLPILHETWVEGARVF; encoded by the coding sequence ATGCCCGTCTGATCCTGCGCGATAGGGTCGAAACCGGCGCGATCCGCATTGCAGATGGGGTGATCACCGATATTGATACCGGCGCCGCCGTGCCAAAGGGCGCGCGGGACATGCAGGGGGATTACATCGCGCCCGGTCTGGTTGAACTGCATACCGATAACCTTGAACGGCACATGTCGCCGCGCCCCAAGGTCGACTGGCCGCACCGCGCCGCGATCCTCGCCCATGACCGAGAGCTCGCCGGGACCGGGATCACCACGGTGTTTGATGCGATCCGCGTGGGGTCGATGATTTCGGCCGAGCATCAGTATCAGAAATACGCGCGCGGCATGGTTGATACCATTCTGGCCATGCGCGATGCCCGCGCCTTGCGGATCAGCCACCACATCCACCTGCGCGCCGAGATTTGTTCGGAAACGCTGGCCGAAGAGCTGGCAGAGTTCGGCCCCGAGGATCGCGTGGGCATTGTGTCGATGATGGACCACACCCCTGGTCAGCGCCAGTTTCGGGACCTGTCGAAATTCGAGGGCTACGTGCGCGGCAAACACAGCTTTGACGCAGCCGCGTTCCAGCGCCATGTCGCGTATCTTTACGACGTGCAAAAGCAGTACGGCAAAGCCCATGAGGCCGCGACGGTTGCGGCTGCTGCCCGCTATGGCGCGGCACTGGCCAGTCATGACGACACCACGGCAGAGCAGGTCGATACCAGTCACGACTACGGGGTACGGCTGGCCGAATTTCCCACCACCGTAGAGGCCGCCAACCGCTGCCACGCCAACGGGATCGCGACGATTATGGGCGCGCCGAATGTCATTCGCGGTGGGTCCCATTCCGGCAATGTCGCAGCGCTCGATCTGGCCAAGGCAGATCGGCTTGATATTCTGTCATCGGATTATGTGCCCGCGGGGCTGTTGATCGCGGCGCTACAATTGGGCGATCTTTGGGGCGATCTGTCGCGTGGTTTGTCGACGGTGACCCGCGCTCCGGCGCATCGTGCGGGTCTGACGGATCGCGGGACGCTTGAAGTCGGGGCACGTGGCGATGTGATCCGGTTCGCGCGGCTCGACGGGTTGCCGATCCTGCACGAAACATGGGTCGAGGGGGCGCGTGTCTTTTAA
- a CDS encoding HesA/MoeB/ThiF family protein, with translation MLLVLGLAALIWGAGAAFGQPRERRVVMLGMVFGLVIGLNLLLPATHPLRVATGGTAAPWLLLTGFLLLIFGYSWGLNRLRARAEPASDTKPAAQTGTFSETELNRYARHIVLREVGGTGQKALKQARVLVIGAGGLGAPVLQYLTAAGVGTIGVIDDDIVENANLQRQVIHKDSAIGTPKVFSAQAEMEAQNPFVTVRPYHRRLTDDIAAELFADYDLVLDGTDNFDTRYLVNRTCVAAGLPLISGALSQWEGQLSIFDPSKGAPCYQCIFPQAPAAHLAPSCAQAGVIGPLPGVIGAMMASEAIKLITGAGAPLRGQMLMYDALYGENRVIGVSKRDDCPICGDAGE, from the coding sequence ATGCTGCTGGTTTTGGGACTGGCCGCGCTGATCTGGGGCGCGGGGGCCGCATTTGGCCAGCCACGCGAACGACGGGTCGTGATGTTGGGCATGGTGTTTGGTCTGGTGATCGGCTTGAACCTGTTGCTGCCGGCGACGCATCCCTTGCGTGTCGCGACGGGGGGTACGGCGGCGCCTTGGCTGCTGCTGACCGGATTTTTGCTGCTGATCTTTGGCTATAGCTGGGGGCTGAACCGATTGCGTGCGCGGGCCGAACCCGCAAGCGACACCAAACCCGCCGCGCAAACCGGCACGTTTTCAGAGACCGAGCTAAACCGCTATGCCCGTCATATCGTGCTGCGCGAAGTCGGCGGGACGGGTCAAAAGGCGCTCAAGCAAGCGCGGGTACTGGTCATCGGGGCAGGTGGGCTTGGGGCACCGGTGCTGCAATATCTGACGGCTGCCGGTGTCGGGACCATTGGCGTGATCGACGACGACATCGTTGAAAACGCCAACCTTCAACGGCAGGTGATCCATAAGGACAGCGCCATCGGCACGCCCAAAGTCTTCTCTGCACAGGCCGAGATGGAAGCCCAGAACCCCTTTGTCACCGTGCGCCCTTACCATCGCCGCCTGACCGACGACATCGCGGCAGAGCTTTTCGCCGACTACGATCTGGTGCTGGACGGCACCGATAATTTCGACACCCGCTATCTGGTGAACCGCACCTGCGTCGCCGCAGGGCTGCCGCTGATTTCGGGCGCACTGTCGCAATGGGAAGGGCAGCTCAGCATCTTTGACCCTTCAAAGGGTGCGCCCTGCTACCAATGCATCTTCCCGCAGGCCCCTGCGGCACATCTGGCCCCCAGCTGCGCGCAGGCCGGTGTGATCGGCCCGCTGCCCGGTGTGATCGGTGCGATGATGGCGTCCGAGGCAATCAAGCTTATCACCGGTGCCGGTGCCCCCTTGCGTGGGCAAATGCTGATGTATGACGCGCTTTACGGCGAGAACCGCGTGATCGGCGTATCCAAGCGCGACGACTGCCCGATCTGTGGCGACGCGGGCGAATAG
- the rodA gene encoding rod shape-determining protein RodA: MSYLEYTVKHVPTGFAKILHLNWPLTILLAAVSGVGFLMLYSVAGGSFNPWAEPQMKRFALGIVLMIAAGMVPIWLWRNLAGVAYFGTVILLIGVELFGAVGMGAQRWIELGSFRLQPSELMKITLVMMLAAYYDWLPPKKTSRPLWVLLPVLMILFPTALVLKQPDLGTAILLMAAGGGLMFLAGVHWGYFAVVIAGAVGLVTAVFQSRGTPWQLIKDYQFRRIDTFIDPSTDPLGAGYHITQSKIALGSGGWTGRGFMQGTQSRLNFLPEKHTDFIFTTLAEEFGFVGGFSLLGLYALIIVFCVAAALINKDRFSSLLTLGIALNFFLFFAVNMSMVMGLAPVVGVPLPLVSYGGSAMLVLLLAFGLVQSAHVHRPR; the protein is encoded by the coding sequence ATGAGCTATCTTGAATATACGGTCAAACATGTCCCCACAGGCTTTGCCAAGATCCTGCATCTGAACTGGCCGCTGACCATCCTGCTGGCCGCTGTCTCGGGGGTGGGGTTCTTGATGCTGTACTCGGTCGCGGGGGGCAGTTTTAACCCTTGGGCCGAACCGCAAATGAAACGCTTTGCCTTGGGGATCGTGCTGATGATTGCCGCCGGTATGGTGCCGATCTGGCTTTGGCGGAACCTCGCGGGCGTGGCCTATTTCGGCACGGTGATCCTGTTGATCGGGGTCGAACTTTTCGGTGCCGTCGGCATGGGCGCACAGCGCTGGATCGAGCTCGGGTCGTTCCGCCTGCAACCATCAGAGCTGATGAAGATCACACTGGTGATGATGCTGGCGGCCTATTACGACTGGCTCCCGCCCAAGAAAACCTCGCGGCCGCTGTGGGTGTTGTTGCCGGTCCTGATGATTCTGTTCCCCACAGCGCTGGTGCTCAAGCAGCCCGATCTGGGCACCGCGATCCTGTTGATGGCCGCCGGCGGCGGGCTGATGTTCCTTGCAGGGGTGCACTGGGGCTATTTCGCCGTCGTTATCGCAGGCGCGGTGGGACTGGTGACGGCGGTATTCCAGTCCCGCGGCACCCCGTGGCAACTGATCAAGGACTACCAGTTCCGGCGGATCGATACCTTCATCGACCCCAGCACCGACCCGTTGGGCGCGGGCTATCACATCACCCAATCCAAGATCGCGCTAGGCTCTGGTGGCTGGACCGGCCGCGGGTTCATGCAAGGCACCCAGTCGCGCCTGAACTTCCTGCCCGAGAAACACACCGATTTTATCTTTACCACGCTGGCCGAGGAATTCGGCTTTGTCGGCGGTTTTTCCCTGCTGGGCCTCTATGCGCTGATCATCGTGTTCTGCGTCGCGGCGGCCTTGATCAACAAGGACCGTTTCTCGTCGCTGCTAACCCTTGGTATCGCGCTGAACTTCTTTTTGTTCTTCGCCGTGAACATGTCGATGGTGATGGGGCTGGCACCTGTTGTCGGTGTGCCGCTGCCGCTCGTCAGCTATGGCGGATCGGCAATGCTGGTGTTGCTGCTGGCCTTTGGCCTTGTACAATCGGCGCATGTCCACCGCCCCAGATAG
- the mrdA gene encoding penicillin-binding protein 2 gives MRRSRADSDASHSKLSRRAVLLGSAQLLFMGGLAARMNYLQVDQADQFRLLAEENRINIRLIPPARGEIFDRNGVRLAQNVPSYRIVIVREDADDVDAVMQRLGEVIDLDPEVRARAMAEIKRSAPFLPVTVADDVSWDEVSRVSVNAPALPGVSPEVGLTRVYPRGSDFAHIVGRVGRVSQADLDALENPDAVLRIPRFQIGKINVEARQESLLRGSAGTKQVEVNATGRVMRELARREGQSGADIQLTIDSNLQNFVQARLGNESAAVVIMDCDNGDLVANASSPSYDPNLFIGGISSADYNPLLQSIYRPLVNKTVQGTYPPGSTYKMVVAMAALEDGIVGPEETTYCPGHLEVGGRRFHCWKRAGHGWIDLENSLKQSCDVYYYDLAMKVGIEKISAMANRFGLGWKHDLPLSSVAAGLAPTKAWKQSARGDSWVIGDTVNASIGQGFTLSSPLQLAVMTARIATNRAVVPRLIKSIDGVEQASGAGETLGMNENNMRQVRKGMYSVVNDRRGTGYRSRVIADGVRMAGKSGTSQVRNITAAERARGVSRNEDLPWERRDHALFVAFAPYDKPRYAVSVLVEHGGGGSTAAAPIARDVMLQAIYGGEPPLDAYPTADRGRIAEQQKALRAIQPQADFSGKDQA, from the coding sequence ATGAGACGCAGCAGAGCCGATAGCGACGCCAGCCACTCAAAGCTGAGCCGCCGTGCTGTATTGCTGGGCAGCGCGCAGCTGTTGTTCATGGGCGGGCTGGCGGCACGGATGAACTATTTGCAGGTGGATCAGGCCGATCAGTTTCGCCTGCTGGCCGAAGAGAACCGGATCAACATCCGGCTGATCCCGCCGGCGCGTGGCGAAATTTTCGACCGGAACGGGGTGAGGTTGGCGCAGAACGTGCCGTCCTACCGTATCGTGATTGTGCGCGAAGACGCCGATGATGTCGACGCGGTGATGCAACGTCTGGGCGAAGTGATCGACCTTGACCCCGAAGTGCGCGCACGCGCGATGGCCGAGATCAAGCGATCTGCCCCGTTCCTGCCTGTCACCGTGGCCGACGATGTCAGCTGGGACGAAGTCAGCCGCGTGTCGGTGAACGCCCCTGCCCTGCCCGGTGTCAGCCCCGAAGTCGGCCTGACCCGTGTCTATCCGCGCGGATCGGATTTTGCCCATATCGTTGGCCGTGTGGGCCGCGTCAGCCAAGCCGATCTGGACGCGCTGGAAAACCCCGATGCGGTTCTGCGTATCCCGCGGTTCCAGATCGGCAAGATCAACGTAGAGGCCCGCCAGGAATCCCTTTTGCGGGGTTCTGCCGGTACCAAACAGGTCGAAGTCAACGCCACCGGCCGCGTGATGCGCGAACTGGCCCGCCGCGAAGGACAGTCCGGTGCTGACATTCAGCTGACCATCGATTCCAATCTGCAGAACTTTGTACAGGCCCGTCTGGGTAACGAAAGCGCTGCGGTGGTGATCATGGATTGTGATAACGGCGATCTGGTCGCAAACGCCTCGTCGCCCAGCTATGATCCGAACCTCTTTATCGGGGGGATTTCTTCAGCGGACTACAACCCGCTGCTGCAATCCATCTATCGCCCGCTGGTGAACAAGACCGTGCAGGGCACCTATCCGCCCGGATCGACCTACAAGATGGTCGTCGCCATGGCCGCACTTGAAGACGGCATCGTCGGCCCCGAGGAAACCACATACTGCCCCGGGCACCTCGAAGTGGGCGGACGCCGGTTCCACTGTTGGAAACGCGCAGGGCACGGCTGGATCGACCTTGAAAACTCGCTCAAGCAATCCTGCGACGTCTATTACTATGATCTGGCGATGAAAGTCGGGATCGAGAAAATCTCGGCCATGGCAAACCGCTTTGGGCTGGGGTGGAAACATGATCTGCCACTATCCTCTGTTGCGGCAGGTCTGGCCCCGACGAAAGCATGGAAACAAAGCGCGCGTGGCGATTCATGGGTGATCGGGGATACGGTGAATGCCTCTATCGGGCAGGGCTTCACGCTCAGCTCGCCACTGCAACTGGCGGTGATGACGGCGCGGATCGCGACCAACCGCGCCGTGGTCCCACGGCTGATCAAATCGATCGACGGCGTCGAACAAGCCAGCGGCGCGGGCGAGACCTTGGGCATGAACGAAAACAACATGCGTCAGGTCCGCAAAGGCATGTATTCGGTGGTCAACGACCGGCGCGGCACAGGCTACCGGTCGCGGGTCATCGCCGACGGGGTGCGCATGGCGGGTAAAAGCGGCACCAGTCAGGTACGCAACATCACCGCCGCCGAACGCGCGCGCGGGGTTAGCCGCAACGAAGACCTGCCATGGGAGCGCCGTGACCACGCGCTATTCGTCGCCTTCGCGCCCTATGACAAGCCGCGCTATGCGGTATCGGTGCTGGTGGAACACGGCGGCGGCGGATCGACCGCAGCCGCCCCCATCGCCCGCGACGTCATGCTGCAAGCGATCTATGGCGGAGAGCCACCGCTGGACGCCTACCCCACCGCCGACCGTGGCCGCATCGCCGAACAACAAAAAGCCCTGCGCGCGATCCAGCCCCAAGCGGATTTCAGCGGGAAAGACCAAGCATGA
- a CDS encoding 2-hydroxyacid dehydrogenase yields the protein MSLNVLFAARPERWVTYEAPLRQALDAAGITAHLSTDIPAQDVDYIVYAPNSTLQDFTPYTRAKAVLNLWAGVENITNNDTLHIPLARMVDPGLTKGMVEWVTGHVMRYHLGLDEDIRKTDTDWTPRTPPLAQERQITILGLGALGAAVAETLVSLGFNVTGWSRSPKEISGVTCLHGNDGLKDALRSAEIAVMLLPNTPDTENTLNAETLAQMPKGAFIINPGRGALIDDDALLAALDTDQIAHATLDVFRVEPLPSEHPYWAHPKVTVTPHIAAETRAITAAQAVVENIRRGEAQEPFLHLVDRAKGY from the coding sequence ATGTCCCTGAACGTCCTTTTCGCCGCCCGCCCCGAACGCTGGGTGACGTATGAAGCCCCCCTGCGCCAAGCGCTCGACGCCGCAGGGATCACGGCGCATCTGTCAACGGATATTCCGGCCCAAGATGTCGATTACATCGTCTATGCACCCAATAGCACGCTACAGGATTTCACCCCCTACACGCGGGCCAAGGCGGTGCTGAACCTCTGGGCGGGGGTAGAAAATATCACCAACAATGACACGCTGCATATCCCGCTGGCTCGGATGGTGGATCCGGGCCTGACCAAAGGCATGGTTGAATGGGTCACGGGCCATGTGATGCGCTATCATCTGGGGCTGGACGAGGACATTCGCAAGACGGACACCGATTGGACCCCGCGCACCCCGCCGCTGGCACAGGAACGTCAGATCACCATTCTGGGCCTTGGTGCCTTGGGCGCGGCTGTGGCCGAGACATTGGTGTCTCTGGGCTTCAACGTCACCGGCTGGTCGCGCAGCCCCAAAGAGATTTCAGGCGTAACGTGTCTGCATGGGAACGACGGGCTAAAGGATGCCCTACGCAGCGCCGAGATCGCGGTAATGCTGCTGCCCAACACCCCTGATACCGAGAACACGCTGAATGCCGAAACCCTAGCACAGATGCCTAAGGGCGCGTTTATTATAAACCCAGGCCGCGGGGCGTTGATCGATGACGACGCGTTGCTGGCTGCGTTGGATACCGACCAGATCGCCCATGCCACGCTGGATGTGTTCCGCGTCGAACCGCTGCCTTCCGAGCACCCCTATTGGGCGCACCCCAAGGTCACTGTTACCCCCCATATCGCCGCTGAAACCCGCGCCATCACAGCAGCACAGGCCGTCGTGGAAAATATCCGCCGCGGCGAAGCCCAAGAGCCTTTTTTGCATCTAGTGGACCGCGCCAAAGGCTACTGA
- a CDS encoding M3 family metallopeptidase encodes MTNPLLQDWDTPFEIAPFDQISDDDFAPALDEALQTHRMEIEAIAECEYEPTFSNTIEALEEAGSQLDRVLGVFFTVAGADSNPVREDLQRKFSPLLSAHFSEISSNKALFARVASVWENRDSFDLTPEQARVLMLTHRGFVRAGAALDGAADARMKEIKNRLAVLGTQFTQNLLADERSWFMPLEESDLEGLPDFVIDAARAAGEEKEAGTPVITLSRSLITPFLQSSPRRDLREKAFLAWQSRGANGGDTDNRGIAAETLALREERAKLLGYDNFAAYKLETEMAKTPKAVRHLLMDVWAPAKAQAEADAGVLTRMMHDDGVNGDLAPWDWRYYAQKRRVAEHDLDEAALKPYFQLDRMIDAAFDCATRLFSLEFKPLDVALYHPDCRAWEVTRDGAHVAVFIGDYFARGSKRSGAWCSAMRSQAKFPDVQSPVVMNVCNFAKASPALLSYDDARTLFHEFGHALHQMLSDVTYESVSGTSVARDFVELPSQLFEHWLEVPEVLSQYATHAKTGEPMPAEMLEKVLGAANFDMGFSTVEYVASALVDLEFHDGAAPVDPMAKQAQVLADLGMPDAITMRHATPQFAHVFSGDGYSSGYYSYMWSEVMDADAFAAFEEAGSAFDPDRAAALEQHILSTGGSQDAAELYKAFRGRLPGVEALLKGRGLTAA; translated from the coding sequence ATGACAAACCCGTTGCTACAGGATTGGGACACCCCGTTCGAGATTGCTCCCTTCGACCAGATCTCCGACGATGATTTCGCCCCCGCGCTGGACGAGGCACTGCAGACGCACCGCATGGAAATCGAAGCCATCGCCGAGTGCGAATACGAGCCGACATTCTCAAACACGATCGAGGCGCTCGAGGAAGCAGGCAGCCAGCTTGACCGCGTGTTGGGCGTGTTTTTCACCGTCGCAGGGGCAGATAGCAACCCCGTGCGCGAAGACCTGCAACGCAAATTCTCGCCGCTGCTGTCGGCACATTTCTCTGAAATCTCAAGCAACAAGGCGCTGTTCGCGCGGGTCGCATCGGTCTGGGAAAACCGCGACAGCTTTGACCTGACGCCAGAGCAGGCACGGGTGCTGATGCTGACCCACCGCGGCTTTGTCCGCGCAGGCGCGGCGCTGGACGGGGCGGCCGATGCGCGGATGAAAGAGATCAAGAACCGGCTCGCCGTGCTGGGGACACAGTTCACCCAGAACCTGTTGGCCGATGAACGCAGTTGGTTCATGCCGCTGGAAGAATCCGATCTGGAAGGGCTGCCCGACTTCGTCATCGATGCCGCCCGCGCTGCTGGCGAAGAAAAAGAGGCAGGCACGCCGGTGATCACCCTTTCGCGGTCGCTGATCACGCCGTTCCTGCAATCCTCTCCCCGCCGCGATCTGCGCGAAAAAGCGTTTCTGGCGTGGCAGTCGCGTGGGGCCAACGGCGGCGATACCGACAACCGCGGCATCGCTGCTGAAACCCTTGCGCTGCGCGAGGAACGGGCCAAGCTTCTGGGCTATGACAACTTTGCCGCCTACAAGCTGGAAACAGAGATGGCGAAAACACCAAAGGCCGTGCGTCACTTGCTTATGGATGTCTGGGCACCTGCCAAAGCACAGGCAGAGGCAGACGCCGGGGTGCTGACCCGCATGATGCACGACGATGGCGTAAACGGCGATCTGGCCCCGTGGGACTGGCGCTACTATGCGCAAAAACGGCGGGTGGCGGAACATGATCTCGATGAAGCCGCGTTGAAACCGTATTTCCAGTTGGACCGGATGATCGACGCGGCCTTTGACTGCGCCACACGGCTCTTCTCTCTCGAATTCAAACCCCTCGATGTCGCGCTTTATCACCCCGATTGCCGCGCGTGGGAGGTCACACGAGACGGCGCACATGTGGCTGTGTTCATCGGTGACTATTTTGCGCGCGGGTCAAAACGGTCGGGCGCGTGGTGCAGCGCCATGCGGTCGCAGGCGAAATTTCCCGATGTGCAGTCGCCGGTGGTGATGAACGTGTGCAACTTTGCCAAAGCATCGCCCGCGCTGCTGTCCTACGACGACGCGCGCACGCTCTTTCATGAATTCGGCCATGCGCTGCACCAGATGCTGTCGGACGTGACCTATGAATCCGTTAGCGGTACATCGGTCGCCCGTGATTTCGTCGAACTGCCGAGCCAGCTGTTCGAGCATTGGCTGGAGGTGCCTGAGGTCCTGAGCCAGTACGCCACCCACGCCAAGACAGGCGAACCGATGCCGGCAGAAATGCTTGAAAAGGTTTTAGGGGCTGCAAACTTTGATATGGGGTTTTCCACGGTCGAATATGTCGCCTCTGCGCTGGTGGATCTTGAATTCCACGATGGCGCGGCACCCGTTGACCCCATGGCGAAACAGGCACAGGTGCTGGCCGATCTTGGTATGCCCGACGCGATCACCATGCGCCACGCCACGCCGCAGTTTGCCCATGTCTTTTCAGGCGATGGCTATTCCAGCGGCTACTACAGCTATATGTGGTCCGAAGTGATGGACGCAGACGCCTTTGCCGCCTTTGAAGAAGCTGGCAGCGCCTTTGATCCCGACCGCGCGGCGGCGCTAGAGCAGCACATCCTGTCGACCGGCGGCAGTCAGGACGCAGCAGAACTCTATAAGGCGTTCCGCGGCAGATTGCCGGGGGTAGAGGCCTTGTTAAAGGGGCGGGGTCTTACCGCGGCCTGA